The following coding sequences are from one Methanococcoides orientis window:
- a CDS encoding CDC48 family AAA ATPase: protein MPTIVEKGNSNGDSIKLKVAEATQEDVGKGIVRIDPVHREKIGIGEYGVLEIEGNRTTSALAINTNPADSGLDIIRMDGLIRANAKISIGDYVEVRKADWKEAINVSLAPVSKGMHISASSNILASVFRNRTVSKGDFISTTHFRRSKESPARSMMLEDMFSDIFDLSFGLGEIKMQVVSTSPKGIVKITEMTELQLLPEAVELPPEQSIPTVMYEDLGGIKPAISKVREMVELPLKHPELFDRLGIEPPRGVLLHGPPGTGKTMLARAVANESDAYFVSINGPEIMSKYYGESEHQIREIFDDAEKNAPAIIFLDEIDSIAPKRAEVTGEVERRVVSQLLSLMDGLKERKNVIVIGATNRPEALDMALRRPGRFDREIVLHVPDQDGRLEIFQIHTRGMPLADDVDLKTLAETSYGFVGADIAALCREAAMSSLRKVLPQINLEEEHIPDEILEKLSVTLEDFKVAQKDVEPSAMREIMIETPNVGWDDVGGLEDVKELLKEAVEWPLKNPESFQRIGVEAPKGVLLYGPPGTGKTMLAKAIAHESNANFITSKGSDLLSKWYGESEKHISEMFARARQVAPSIVFLDELDALAPIRGGAMGEPQVTERIVNQLLSELDGLEELHGVVIVGATNRPDIIDPALLRPGRFDELILVPVPDLPTRRKIFAVHTKKMSLASDVNIEELVTSTDKYTGADVAAVCKKAGRFALREDLMAKEVSQKHFLKAIAETGTSVTSDTMKYYEDLKGDLKTKRSREIESPVYG, encoded by the coding sequence ATGCCAACAATTGTAGAGAAAGGCAATTCGAACGGGGATAGCATCAAACTGAAGGTAGCTGAGGCAACTCAGGAAGATGTTGGAAAAGGCATCGTGCGCATCGATCCGGTGCACAGAGAGAAGATTGGTATTGGAGAATACGGAGTTCTAGAGATCGAGGGAAATCGTACAACATCTGCACTTGCGATAAACACTAATCCTGCAGATTCCGGGCTTGATATTATCCGAATGGACGGGCTTATACGTGCAAACGCGAAGATCAGCATCGGGGATTATGTAGAGGTCAGAAAAGCAGACTGGAAGGAAGCAATTAATGTAAGTCTCGCACCTGTGAGCAAAGGGATGCACATTTCAGCCTCAAGTAACATCCTTGCATCCGTTTTCAGGAACAGGACAGTCTCAAAAGGGGATTTCATCTCTACCACACATTTCAGAAGATCAAAGGAAAGCCCTGCACGAAGCATGATGCTTGAGGACATGTTCAGTGACATTTTTGACCTATCGTTCGGTCTGGGCGAGATCAAGATGCAGGTGGTCTCAACATCCCCAAAGGGTATTGTCAAGATCACTGAAATGACAGAACTTCAATTACTACCCGAAGCGGTAGAGCTCCCGCCGGAGCAGTCGATACCTACTGTAATGTATGAAGACCTTGGAGGTATCAAGCCAGCTATTTCCAAAGTAAGGGAAATGGTCGAGTTACCGTTGAAGCACCCGGAGCTATTTGACCGGCTGGGCATAGAACCGCCAAGGGGTGTGCTGCTACATGGCCCGCCCGGGACCGGCAAGACCATGCTGGCAAGAGCGGTTGCTAATGAATCAGATGCTTATTTCGTATCCATCAACGGTCCCGAGATAATGTCAAAATACTATGGTGAATCCGAGCATCAGATACGTGAGATATTCGATGATGCCGAGAAGAATGCACCAGCCATCATATTCCTTGATGAGATCGATTCCATCGCACCGAAGAGAGCAGAAGTTACCGGGGAGGTCGAAAGGAGGGTCGTCTCACAGCTTCTTTCATTGATGGACGGCCTGAAGGAACGCAAGAATGTCATAGTTATTGGTGCAACCAACCGTCCGGAAGCTTTAGACATGGCACTGCGCCGTCCCGGAAGGTTCGATCGTGAGATAGTACTACATGTACCGGATCAGGACGGTCGGCTGGAAATATTCCAGATACACACCCGCGGAATGCCACTTGCAGATGACGTGGATCTTAAGACACTGGCTGAAACCAGTTATGGTTTTGTGGGAGCGGACATTGCAGCACTTTGTCGTGAAGCGGCAATGAGCTCGCTCAGGAAGGTCCTCCCCCAGATCAATCTTGAAGAAGAACACATCCCGGACGAGATCCTTGAAAAGCTGAGCGTCACCTTAGAAGATTTCAAAGTAGCACAGAAGGATGTGGAACCCTCTGCAATGCGCGAGATCATGATCGAGACGCCAAATGTGGGATGGGACGATGTTGGAGGACTGGAAGATGTTAAGGAACTTCTCAAGGAAGCTGTAGAATGGCCTCTTAAAAATCCGGAATCATTCCAGCGTATCGGAGTGGAAGCTCCAAAGGGAGTATTGCTCTATGGACCACCTGGAACCGGTAAGACCATGCTGGCAAAAGCCATCGCACATGAATCCAATGCTAATTTTATAACCTCAAAGGGAAGTGACCTGCTTTCAAAATGGTATGGAGAATCTGAAAAGCACATCTCAGAAATGTTCGCCCGTGCACGTCAGGTAGCACCATCCATCGTTTTCCTTGATGAGCTTGATGCGCTTGCACCCATACGCGGAGGAGCAATGGGAGAACCACAGGTTACTGAACGTATCGTGAACCAATTACTCTCGGAACTTGACGGTCTTGAAGAACTCCATGGTGTTGTGATCGTAGGTGCTACGAACAGACCTGACATCATCGATCCGGCACTTCTCCGCCCGGGAAGATTTGATGAGCTCATACTTGTACCTGTGCCTGACCTGCCCACCCGGCGTAAGATCTTTGCGGTCCACACTAAAAAGATGTCACTTGCAAGTGATGTCAATATAGAGGAACTCGTGACTTCAACAGACAAATACACCGGAGCCGATGTTGCTGCGGTCTGTAAAAAAGCAGGACGCTTTGCCCTTCGTGAAGACCTCATGGCAAAAGAGGTCTCACAAAAACACTTCCTGAAAGCGATCGCTGAAACGGGAACATCTGTCACCTCTGACACCATGAAATATTACGAGGACCTTAAAGGCGATCTGAAGACAAAGAGGTCCAGAGAGATAGAAAGCCCGGTCTATGGTTAA
- a CDS encoding EamA family transporter — protein MLNVIAVVLSYRALKITDLSLTVPMISFTPAFLILTSFIMLSEFPSSQGIFGIMLIVAGSYVLNSTTDQQKLLDPLRAIFRNRGSLYMLIVAFLFSISSNYDKLVVLNSDIFFGTSIVCLLISVTFLVISLCKRPDNIKIAYVNNLPAFILIGMVITLIAVSVNIALSMQIVPYVISVKRFNALFSVVFGMLIFKETNVRRKGFGAAIMALGAIIIFLF, from the coding sequence CTGCTCAACGTCATAGCCGTTGTTCTATCATACAGGGCACTGAAGATCACAGACCTTTCACTGACCGTCCCGATGATCTCCTTTACACCTGCTTTTCTGATATTAACATCATTCATCATGCTTAGTGAATTTCCCTCCTCACAGGGTATTTTCGGGATAATGCTGATCGTTGCTGGTTCTTATGTACTGAATTCTACCACTGACCAGCAAAAGCTGCTAGACCCGTTAAGGGCGATCTTCAGGAACAGAGGTTCTCTCTACATGCTGATCGTTGCGTTCCTGTTCAGCATCTCATCGAACTACGACAAGCTGGTCGTTCTAAATTCAGATATCTTCTTTGGCACATCGATCGTATGTTTACTGATCAGCGTAACGTTCCTTGTAATCTCCCTATGCAAAAGGCCCGACAACATAAAGATCGCATACGTCAACAATCTGCCCGCTTTCATCCTGATAGGCATGGTGATAACCCTGATCGCTGTATCAGTAAATATTGCATTGAGCATGCAGATAGTCCCATACGTCATTTCCGTGAAACGATTTAATGCATTGTTCAGTGTGGTATTCGGGATGCTGATATTCAAAGAAACAAATGTTCGGAGAAAAGGTTTTGGAGCCGCCATAATGGCACTTGGTGCAATTATAATATTCTTATTTTGA
- a CDS encoding helix-turn-helix transcriptional regulator, with protein MQASLIDTIFLSEKRKNLLLLLMNGPKDIDQIKEVLDVTASAMLPQIKKLRKLDLIEYDDKVYSLTEAARMLVTKMEPLLGTIEVLEDNYEYWMSRHLSDIPEEFRNRIWNLKKCELKKPDMIYIFEPPKEFNESLAKSASIETLASFFHPQCPHNYAMLAKRGINITLILTKPVFDRMKQDSEKDLRTILESDRSELFILKEDVPIGSISVTDNLFMITLFNKEMVLDHLKLTSYDPESLQWGSELIEHFKKLSIPVEKEKMLQEITK; from the coding sequence ATGCAAGCTTCGCTTATCGATACAATCTTTCTTTCAGAGAAAAGGAAAAACTTACTTCTGCTTCTAATGAACGGACCGAAGGATATCGATCAGATAAAGGAAGTACTCGACGTTACAGCCAGCGCCATGCTCCCGCAGATCAAGAAGCTGAGAAAACTTGACCTTATTGAATATGATGACAAAGTTTATTCATTGACAGAAGCTGCAAGGATGCTTGTCACAAAAATGGAGCCACTTCTTGGTACTATTGAAGTTCTCGAAGACAATTATGAGTACTGGATGAGCCGGCACCTGAGCGATATTCCAGAGGAATTTCGCAACAGAATATGGAATCTGAAAAAATGCGAGCTCAAAAAGCCTGATATGATCTATATTTTTGAACCTCCAAAAGAATTCAATGAAAGCCTTGCAAAGTCTGCAAGCATTGAAACTCTTGCTTCCTTTTTCCATCCACAGTGCCCTCATAACTATGCCATGCTTGCCAAACGAGGCATCAATATAACACTCATACTCACAAAACCTGTGTTTGACAGGATGAAACAGGATAGTGAAAAGGACCTGAGGACAATACTCGAATCGGACAGGTCAGAACTGTTCATTTTGAAAGAAGATGTGCCAATAGGATCGATATCGGTCACTGATAATCTTTTCATGATAACACTATTCAACAAAGAAATGGTGCTTGACCACCTGAAACTTACAAGCTATGATCCGGAATCTCTGCAATGGGGATCAGAACTGATAGAGCATTTCAAGAAACTATCGATACCTGTTGAAAAAGAAAAAATGCTTCAGGAAATTACTAAATAA